The genomic stretch AAATCTAGTATCTGCTAATAACCCTACTTTTAATTTATCAATATCTTGAGTTTGAGCCTTTGTTAAAATAAATAAATCACTGTCTTTTGGAACAATACTTAATATTGGTTTTGAAGAATCTATTACACCACCAATCGTATGAGCACTTAAGCCAATAATATAACCTGATACAGGAGCTGTAATATTAACTCTTTTTAATTGATCTTTTGAAATTGTAATTTTTGATTGTAAATCAACTTTTTTTAAATCATACTCAACAATACTATTTAAAACTTCATTTTGAAATTCTTTATTTTTTAATTCTTGTTGACCTTTAACCTCTTCAATTTGTGCATATAATCTTTTTTTATCAGATAAAGAGTTTTGAATATCACCTTTTATTTTTATCTCTTCTCTTCTTAACTCTTGTAGTTTTTGAATATCAACTAATCTTTGAGCAAATAATTCTTCTTGTGCACTAATATCAGTTGATATTGATTTTAATCTATCTTTATTACTTTTTATAATAGAGTTTAAACCTGCAATCTGATTTTTAGATTGCATTATTTTTTGTTTACTTATTAATTCTTCTTCTTCTACTGATCTTAGTTTAGATCTTAAAATATTAGTTTGACTATCTATAATAGTTTTTATACTTGCTTCATCTTTTTTATCTAATAACTCTTTAGGAAAATGTATAGTTAAACTTTTGTTTTTTTGAGCTTCAAGTCTTGCAGCTGCTGCTATTACACCATAATATTGATTTTGATTTGTTCTTAAACTTGATTCTATTTGAGTAGAGTCTAAAACAATTAATGACTCGCCTTTTTCTACAAAATCACCATCTTTTACCAAAATCTCTTTTATTATTCCACCTTCATAATGCTGAACAGTTTTTTTATTCGTATCAACTGAAACTTCACCAGCTGATACAATAGATATTGCTAAAGGAGCAAACGCCATCCAACCAAAAAATAATCCAAATACTATAAAAAGAACACTAAATCCAAATTTTATAATATTATTTGGATTACTTATAATCTTATCATTTTCCATTAATTAGCTCCTGGTTTACTTAATTGTATTTTAGGTTTTACTTTATTTTCAAGCCCTTTTACAGCAGGTTGAGACATCCCTAGTTTTTGTAAAACTTCTTGTGTAGGACCATATAATTCTACTTTTCCATCTTTCATATATGCAAGTTTTGTAGTTGCCATTAAAACATTTCTTTTATGAGTAATAAGAATAACAGTAGTTCCTCTTTCTTTTA from Poseidonibacter antarcticus encodes the following:
- a CDS encoding HlyD family type I secretion periplasmic adaptor subunit translates to MENDKIISNPNNIIKFGFSVLFIVFGLFFGWMAFAPLAISIVSAGEVSVDTNKKTVQHYEGGIIKEILVKDGDFVEKGESLIVLDSTQIESSLRTNQNQYYGVIAAAARLEAQKNKSLTIHFPKELLDKKDEASIKTIIDSQTNILRSKLRSVEEEELISKQKIMQSKNQIAGLNSIIKSNKDRLKSISTDISAQEELFAQRLVDIQKLQELRREEIKIKGDIQNSLSDKKRLYAQIEEVKGQQELKNKEFQNEVLNSIVEYDLKKVDLQSKITISKDQLKRVNITAPVSGYIIGLSAHTIGGVIDSSKPILSIVPKDSDLFILTKAQTQDIDKLKVGLLADTRFSAFNTQQTYTVESKVINISADAFVDEQSGSSYYEVKLILTEEGKKQLKENGFYLLPGMPVEAMIKTGNRTTLSYLIKPFVDMISRAFNEE